In Paenibacillus durus, the DNA window AACCGCTGCACCCACTGCTCCGCCACATCGTCTGCCAGTTTATCCAAGGCCGGCGGTGCTACGTTAATGTTATCCGTCTGTACATCCAAAAACTCCAACATCCTTATAACCGTGCCTTCATAGTCCTGAATAAAATCTTCGTAGACAATCGTCAGCGGTACGATATCGGACTCCGAGAAGAAGTCCTCGATTGCCGCTTCGCACATCGTGCTTTGAAGGAGCAGATATTGGATGGCTTCGAAATTATACTTTTCCGCAATATCATGTTCCTGAGGCTTCTCCCCGAAGTTTCGATGCCATTCGCCGGTAACGATCGCGCGCCACCACGAGACAGCCAATCTGACTTTGTTACGGCGTGTCATATAAATATGCTTGAAGCAATTGGGGAAGGCAGCGCTCCATACCTCCGCCCGTGAAGCATTCTGCGGGAGCCCCGACATGGTACGGAATAGGTCGATCCATCTCTGTTCAAAGCCAATCTTCAACCCGAACACGCCATTAGGTGTAGTTCCACACTTCCATATTTGTTCCAGATCCTCACGCTTGAATTTGGCGGGATTATTATATTGGAAATTCAACCATTCTCGGGGGGCCCCCGCAACCCCTGTCGAGGCCAGCGCATAATTGAGCAGTGTGCTTCCCGTTCGCTGCGAGAACCAGATCGTATAGCTTAATTTAGGCCGTGTCATCAAGCTTCCTCTCTTTCTGATTTTATATCAAATTTTCGGATGATGAACTCAACAAGTTGCTGCGTACAGTACTCAATGGATGTGTGTTCCGTGTCTACAGTCAGCTCTGGTCGTATGGGTGCTTCATAAATAGCATCGATTCCTGTGAAATAACGGATTTCACCTTTTCTGGCTTTTTGGTAAAGTCCTTTAGGATCACGCCTTTCACACATTTCAATTGAACATTTCACATAAACTTCTGCAAAATCCTTGGAATCAAAACGATGCCTGATCTTATCTCTAACTTCTCTTGCTGGTGAAATCATCGGCACGAGAACGACAAAACCTACATTCAAGAACATGGCCGCCACTTCCGCGGCACGCCGCAAATTTTCCTCACGGTCTGCTTCGGAAAACCCAAGGTCGCGATTTAAACCTGCTCTAAGTTGGTCTCCATCGATAACAACACATTTGAAGCCGCGTTTGAACAATGCTTCCTCGACAAGCTCACTTAGCGTCGTTTTACCTGAACCGGACAACCCGGTGAACCATACGACTCCGCCCCGATGTCCGTTCAGACGTTCTATAACATTTCTCCGGATAGCTGCTCCCTCCCCTTTACGTTGACAAGGATCATTCTAACAACTGGAACTGCTTGGATATATAGAGCAAATACTTAGGAAGTATTCTTTGCATAATAAAAAGCCACATCAGAAATGAATCCAATGTGACTTGGGGTATAGGTGTGAATTATTTTAATTTTGAGTAAACAATTTTCTTAATGCTGTCCAGCGAAAGAAAATATTGCTCCGAAAGCTGATCCATCGTCACGCCGTCCGAGAATCTTTGACGGATTTCAAGATTTCGCTCCTTGATATATTTTCGACTGCCGGATTTTACGCCCCATCCCTCACGTACTCCTTCAGGTTTAGGAACGTAAATCATGGCACCATTAACATATTTTTGTACTTCCTTTAATAATTCCTCCGGTAAAATGTCAGCATTGACATATTTCATGATCACTCTACTCCTTAAAATAAATTTCATTTCAAGGCAGCAAAGTCTCATTATAAACGGATTTCACCATTAAAGGGTGTAAGGCGGTCTTCATTTACTCACTCTATACAAAACAACCGCCGTTGTTCAT includes these proteins:
- a CDS encoding Stf0 family sulfotransferase yields the protein MTRPKLSYTIWFSQRTGSTLLNYALASTGVAGAPREWLNFQYNNPAKFKREDLEQIWKCGTTPNGVFGLKIGFEQRWIDLFRTMSGLPQNASRAEVWSAAFPNCFKHIYMTRRNKVRLAVSWWRAIVTGEWHRNFGEKPQEHDIAEKYNFEAIQYLLLQSTMCEAAIEDFFSESDIVPLTIVYEDFIQDYEGTVIRMLEFLDVQTDNINVAPPALDKLADDVAEQWVQRFREESQQGWENRRW
- the cysC gene encoding adenylyl-sulfate kinase, producing MRRNVIERLNGHRGGVVWFTGLSGSGKTTLSELVEEALFKRGFKCVVIDGDQLRAGLNRDLGFSEADREENLRRAAEVAAMFLNVGFVVLVPMISPAREVRDKIRHRFDSKDFAEVYVKCSIEMCERRDPKGLYQKARKGEIRYFTGIDAIYEAPIRPELTVDTEHTSIEYCTQQLVEFIIRKFDIKSEREEA
- a CDS encoding CD3324 family protein; its protein translation is MKYVNADILPEELLKEVQKYVNGAMIYVPKPEGVREGWGVKSGSRKYIKERNLEIRQRFSDGVTMDQLSEQYFLSLDSIKKIVYSKLK